The genomic segment GGAAATCCTGTTGTTGATGAGATTACCGGCAAGATAGAACATGTTTCATATGCAGGGGAACATGATAAGAGATGCGATTTAATACTGATTGCACCTGCAACAGCAAATACAATTTCAAAAATAGCATCAGGCATAGATGATACACCAGTCACAACAGTTGTTTCTACAGGATTTGGTAAAATCCCAATTATAATCGTTCCTGCTATGCATAGTTCGATGTATAGAAATCCAATTATTCTAGAAAACATTGAAAAGCTGAAAAAATACGGTGTTGAATTTCTCACTCCAAAGTTTGAAGAAAACAAGGCAAAGCTTCCTGAAATAGATGATATTGTGACAGCAGTCATAAAAAGATTATATGTTAAAGATTTCCTAGGCAAAAAAGTATTAGTAACTGCAGGCCCCACAATAGAAAAGATTGATGACGTCAGATTTATTACAAATAAAAGTAGCGGATTAATGGGTATAAAGATTGCAGAAGAATTTGATATGAGGGGGGCAGAAGTCAATTTAGTATTAGGGCCCACCCAACTAAGTTCTTATGTTAAAACTCATCACGTTGAAACATATGAGGAGATGTTTAACGCTGTTATGTCGAACAAAGAAGTGGACATAGCTATTTTTGCGGCGGCGACATCTGATTTTCATGTTGATAATTGTTCCAGTGGCAAGATATCCTCAAATCAACCATTTGGTATAACACTCACCCCAAACAAAAAAATAATAGAAGAGTTTTCAAAAGAGTCAAAATCATTTATAGTTGGATTTAAAGCAGAGTATTCTGTTTCAGAAGACCAACTTATTAAAAAGGCTTATGACCGGCTCCAAAACTCTAACATAGATTTGATTGTTGCAAATGATGTTGGAAGAGAGATGAGAGGATTTGAGTCAAAAACAAATGAAGTCTTTATTATAGACAAAACAAAAAAGGTCTCCCACTTAACTTTAGAAGAAAAGGAAAAGCTTGCTGAAAAAATTGTTAATATAATAAAGAAATATTTAAATTCAAAAGAGTTTATTTGTTGATTTCGCTTTCTAGAACTGTTCCCTGCTCGAGAATCTCTATGGTATAAGGCTTACATCCTTTTCCTTCTAAATTGCTTCTATAGCAAGAGAAGTCAAGTTCTACTAGATCAACTGTTTCGTCCAAAGTCATGTAGTATCTTGATAGAGTTCCTATCTGTTGTCTATATGGGTCAACAGGTATCCATTTGCCATTAATGTAGAGTTCATTCCACGAGTAAGGTTTCCATACTCCACCTTCTTCAATGTCATAGTAAAGTCCGTATACTATTTTTGTTGGAATCATCATAGATCTCATTAGAGATGTATATAATGTTGTATATGGCCCAGATCCCAATGCTTTACTAGTAGATAGAGTTTCAGTTGCGCCTTGCATCCACCAGTATTCATAACCATTGCTTAAATATGGGCTTTCATCAACTCTAATTATGTCTCTTTGGTCTTTCATTATTAAAACGGCAGTTCCATATAAATTATAATCTGCGTCTTCTTTTGCATATCTTAATGCGATATTGTTACGCATATGCTCAGTCCAGTGGACCGTTCCAGTTCCCCAAATCCCTTCATCTAATTCTATTCCTACAACATAAGGTAAAACTTCTTCTGGAAAACTATTGAGTGCTTTCAAAGCATCTTCTTCAGTCTCTATAATAGGTATCCTAGTAGTATCATCAAATGTATAGGTCTCGCCGTATAAAGTAACTATAGCCTCAAGTCTCATTCCACTATCTCTAATTATGACGACCTTTTGTCGTGATGAATTTAAATCTGAAAGGTCATATGGCTGAGAAATATTAATCCTAGCCTTAAGATAAGAAACTGTTTTGCCAGTTTGCCCTGGCGTCGTATTAACATCTACACCATTTTCTTCTTTCTGTGAAACACACCCTGAGAAGGTAGCAATTGTAACTAAAAATATCAGGGCGAATACAATACTTCCTCTTTTCATATACTCACCAATCTTGAAGAGTTAAGGGCCTAATAAATATCTTTCGGTGAAATACTATTCGTCGATTGGCGTAGTTAACTTTTTTTCAATATTCTCTCTATGAATTGAATTGTAACTACAGAAAGGAATAAATGAACCGTCAGGCAGGGCATAATGTATTGCACATCTTTTCACTCGGTCTAGATCAAAGTTAAATGGATCCATAAAGTGCATAGTTCCAATAAATAGTGACTTATGATGGAGTTTTGCAAGATATTCTTTCCCCCCACCATTTAAAACGCCCTTTGTAATATCTAAAAGATTTAAGTCTTTTGGCATTTTTTCCTTATCAATAAAAGAGCTCATATCTTTTAAAATTCTTGATATCTCAATTCCTTTTCTTATTTTCCCGCCACATTTTATTTTTTCATTTCTTTCTTTGAGATATTCAAAGAATCCTTCAACATCTACAAATCTAGTGATAGGTATAAGTTTTCCACTCTCCACAAATACATAAGTTGCAACACCGCACTGGGGATGTGTTGTGAAGTGGGGCATAGATATACCTTTTAAAGATTCAACAAACATCGATACTGGGACTACAAACGGGATGGGATAAAAGTCTTCTTTTCCAATCTCTCCATTTGTTTGGGCTTCAATTAGTTTTACCAAATCTGTTATCGTTATCCTGTATTTTTTTATTTCTTCTTGGCTTGCACGACCGGAGAAAGATAGAGGCTGAAAGTTGATTCCTCTAACAACATCGAAGTTGTCCCTTCCAAAATATATTATGTCTCCAAGTTCTTGGTCATTTACACCTTTCGAGACGGTAGGAACAAGGACAACACTTGTTTCTCCGAAAGTTCTTAAATTTTCTATGGCTTTTTTCTTTTCCGGAAAAGTGTCATAGCCACGGAATTTCTTGTAAGAAGAGGGATTCAACCCATCAAATTGAAGATAGTATGTATTTATCCCAGAATCAATAACTTTTTTTAAATAATCTGGATCTTTAGCAAATCTTTTCCCGTTCGTTGCTACTTGAATCTGTGAAATGCCCATGCTCTTAGCCGTTTCAATTATCTCGGGCAGGTCATCTCTCAAAGTGGGCTCGCCGCCTGAAAACTGGACTGCAAACGGTGGATTTGGTTTTACTGAAGCTATTCTTTCAAGTATTTTTTTTATCTCTTCAAAGGAAGGCTCGTACAATCTTTTAGTTGCGCCCGCGCTTGCAAAGCATACAGGGCAACTCATATTGCACCTATTTGTCAAATCAATATTAACGAAAATAGACGGGGTCAAGTGATCTTGGCATAATCCGCAATCATAAGGGCATCCTTTATTCTTATTTGTTGTTATTTCAACAGAATTTTCGGCAATCTGGTCAAGCCTTTGAAGCCTTTTATAATACTCAGCATCATCTGAAAGGATATCTGAGAAGAAACCGTGCTCTTGGCACGTTTTTTCCATTAAAATTTGTCCTCCAAAATCTTTGATATCGGCTTTAATTCTTTTTTGGCAAATCGGGCATATGGAGTCAGTAGTACGTATAAGTTCAGAGGACAATAAAGCACCTTACGAGAAAGAAATGAAATTATTTAAAAAATTATCTCTTAAACAGGCGTATCAAGAATAAAATAACTGCAATTATCGCAACAATCGATAGAAACAGAAAAAAATAGAAGAGACTAGGGTTCTGGGTATTGGGCTCTTTAATAACTTCATTATTCGCTTCAGTAGTATTGAGATCTTCTACCTTTTCCTTTTCAATTACATTAATTATTATATTCTCATAAGTTATTCCCTCTTTGCCTGCGGGTTCTTGGAATCTTGCTATAACTATGGAATTGAAAGAAGTTCTAGAATCATTTTCATCAATTGAAATACTTATTCTATCCAAGACTTCTTCTCCAGGATTTAGATGGGCAAAGTTAACTATTTCATCGGATACAACGTCACCTTTAATCTCTACTTTGATATTCCTCATCTGGATTATCCCGATATTTTCTAGTTTGAACGGTATTTCTAAAGTTTCACCCTTATTAGTTGTGAAATCATTAGCGTCTAATTTTAGAACAGCTTCGGCCCGTTTTTCTATAATTGTTATCTCTACAGGCTTTTCCAAGTAAAAAGGCCTGCAACCTCCCCTGCATGCGCCTTTACCACATTTCAGCACAATGTTAAATTTCGTTTGTTTTAAGGGAATATCTCCTTCAAAGGTCAATACAAATGTTTCTTTGATACTCTGACCAGGTTCAATAATTGAGAATTTGAAAGGATTATTTTGATAGTCTCTGCTCGATTGAATGTAAGCCTTGTATTCATCCATAAATAACTCTTCAATCATTATTGTTCCATCCCAGAGCCTATCGTTTGATTGATTTATAATCTCAAATGTGATCGCTATCTCTTCCCCCTTTTCTACATTATTTGGGTATGATAATTTAAGGTCAACATACTCAGCCGATATGGGATAAGCAATAAAAGAAAGAATAATGGCAAATAAGAATAATCTCTTCATCAAATCACAAAAATAATATCTATTTATCCAATTTAAGATTTACGAATATTATATTTGACATAAAATATGTCGGACCATAATAAACTTTTTAAATGTA from the Methanofastidiosum sp. genome contains:
- the coaBC gene encoding bifunctional phosphopantothenoylcysteine decarboxylase/phosphopantothenate--cysteine ligase CoaBC — its product is MVMHRKSIKGSKSSKLAGKGIVLGITGSIAAVESVKLSRELMRHGAEVYAVMSGDAKKIIHPYALEFGTGNPVVDEITGKIEHVSYAGEHDKRCDLILIAPATANTISKIASGIDDTPVTTVVSTGFGKIPIIIVPAMHSSMYRNPIILENIEKLKKYGVEFLTPKFEENKAKLPEIDDIVTAVIKRLYVKDFLGKKVLVTAGPTIEKIDDVRFITNKSSGLMGIKIAEEFDMRGAEVNLVLGPTQLSSYVKTHHVETYEEMFNAVMSNKEVDIAIFAAATSDFHVDNCSSGKISSNQPFGITLTPNKKIIEEFSKESKSFIVGFKAEYSVSEDQLIKKAYDRLQNSNIDLIVANDVGREMRGFESKTNEVFIIDKTKKVSHLTLEEKEKLAEKIVNIIKKYLNSKEFIC
- a CDS encoding transglutaminase-like domain-containing protein, producing the protein MKRGSIVFALIFLVTIATFSGCVSQKEENGVDVNTTPGQTGKTVSYLKARINISQPYDLSDLNSSRQKVVIIRDSGMRLEAIVTLYGETYTFDDTTRIPIIETEEDALKALNSFPEEVLPYVVGIELDEGIWGTGTVHWTEHMRNNIALRYAKEDADYNLYGTAVLIMKDQRDIIRVDESPYLSNGYEYWWMQGATETLSTSKALGSGPYTTLYTSLMRSMMIPTKIVYGLYYDIEEGGVWKPYSWNELYINGKWIPVDPYRQQIGTLSRYYMTLDETVDLVELDFSCYRSNLEGKGCKPYTIEILEQGTVLESEINK
- a CDS encoding radical SAM protein, producing MSSELIRTTDSICPICQKRIKADIKDFGGQILMEKTCQEHGFFSDILSDDAEYYKRLQRLDQIAENSVEITTNKNKGCPYDCGLCQDHLTPSIFVNIDLTNRCNMSCPVCFASAGATKRLYEPSFEEIKKILERIASVKPNPPFAVQFSGGEPTLRDDLPEIIETAKSMGISQIQVATNGKRFAKDPDYLKKVIDSGINTYYLQFDGLNPSSYKKFRGYDTFPEKKKAIENLRTFGETSVVLVPTVSKGVNDQELGDIIYFGRDNFDVVRGINFQPLSFSGRASQEEIKKYRITITDLVKLIEAQTNGEIGKEDFYPIPFVVPVSMFVESLKGISMPHFTTHPQCGVATYVFVESGKLIPITRFVDVEGFFEYLKERNEKIKCGGKIRKGIEISRILKDMSSFIDKEKMPKDLNLLDITKGVLNGGGKEYLAKLHHKSLFIGTMHFMDPFNFDLDRVKRCAIHYALPDGSFIPFCSYNSIHRENIEKKLTTPIDE